The genomic segment TCTCCTTTCCGTCACAGAGGCCACAGCGGTGGCAGGGCTTCCCCTGGCAGGGAGGGCTTACCTCTTCCCGCAACGCCCTCTGATACTCCGTCCAGAGGAATTCCATCGGGATCCCCGTATCGATGAAGGACCATGGTAGCGTTTCTTCCCTTTCTTTTTTTCGGGTGTAGGCGGTCATCTCGATCCCGGCCTTCTCAAAGGCCTTCTCCCAGAGGTCGAACCTGAACTGATCGCTCCAGCCATCGAAACGGCATCCCAACCGGTGGGCCTCGACCAGAACCTTGGAGAGTTTCCGGTCTCCCCTGGAGAAGACCCCTTCGAGGTGACTGAGCCTTGGGTCTTGCCATTTGAGACGGAGGTGTTTCTTCTTGAGGCTCTCCTTTAAATAACGGAGCTTCGCATGAATCTCTGGGAGGGGAAGGAGCGACTCCCACTGGAAGGGGGTATGGGGCTTGGGGACGAAGGTGGAGACGCTGACGCTGATCTGGGGAGAGACCTTCCTCCCTTCCCCCCGGCTGTAAATCCTTTGAGAAAGATCGAGGATGGCTCGAAGGTCTTCCTCCCTCTCTGTGGGGAGGCCGATCATGAAGTAGAGTTTGAGGTTCTTCCATCCCAGGCCAAAGAGCTCTTCGATCCCGCGGAAAAGGACGGTTTCATCCAGCTCTTTATTGATCACCCTCCGGAGCCGTTCGGTGGCCGCCTCGGGGGCGATGGTGAAACCGGTCTTTCGAACCCGTTTGACTTCCTCTGCGAGGCGGCCGACGATGCTCTCGATTCTCAAGGATGGAAAGGAGAGGGCCACCCGCTCGGCCTCGAGCCGGTCCATCAGATTCGATAGGAGAGAGGGCATCAAGGAGTAGTCTCCTGCGCTGAGGGAAAGGAGGGAGACCTCTTCATAACCCGTCCCTTTCAAGCCAGCCCGAAGGAGCTTCAGAATCTCCTGCGGGTCCCTCTCCCGATAAGGGCGATAGATGAAGCCCGCCTCACAGAATCGACATCCCCGTTTGCACCCCCGGGCGATCTCCACGCAGAGCCTGTCATGAACCACCCGCATATAGGGGACGATGGGAGAGGTGGGAAAGGGAGCGAGGTTGAGGTCGGGGACGATCCGTTTTTGGACCTTTTCCTCTCCGGAGAGGCTCGGCACATAAACCCCTTTGACCTTCGAGAGGGCCTTCAGAAGGTCCTCCTTTTTCCCCCCCGCCTCTTTCCATGTCAGAACGAGATCGCAGATCTCGAGGCTCACCTCTTCGCCGTCACCGATGACGACGGCATCGAGAAAGTCGGCCACGGGCTCGGGATTGAAGACCGTCGGTCCTCCGGCGATGACGAGGGGGAAACGCTCATCCCGATCCTTTGAATAGAAGGGGATGCCCGAGAGGTCGAGGATGTTGAGGAGGTTGGTGAAGCAGAGCTCATATTGGAGGGAGAACCCCAGGATGTCGAATTGGCGGAGAGGGAGGGAAGACTCCAAGGAGGTCAAGGGCGCCTCCTTCTGCCTCAGGATTCGTTCCATGTCGGTCCAGGGGGCGAAGACCCTTTCGCAGGCGATCTCTTTTCTCGTGTTGAGGACGTGATAGAGAATCTGGAGGCCGAGGTGGGACATGCCCACTTCATAGACATCGGGGAAGGCGAGGCAGAACCTCAATTTCACTTCGGAGGGGTCTTTTTGGATGGCGTTGATCTCCCGGCCGAGATATCGGACCGGCTTCGAGACGAGAGGCAGAAACGTTTTCACCGGTATCCATCCCAAATGCAACCTTGAGGCGGAAGAAGGCTTCCCCTTTGAATTTTGGGATCGTTTTTAAGATACGATATCTTGCCCCCCCTGTCAATTTGGAGGAGGCCCCGTTGCCTCTTGGCGTTTGGGGGAGAGGGTTCTTCTTCTCAACCTCGGCTCTGCATAGAAGGCCGTGACCATTTCGTTGCTCTGGTCGGTATCGGTCTGAAGCCCGATCGCGAGGAGCGGGGGAGGTTCGGATCCAAAGGCGGTCTTAAAATCTTTTTGGATGTCTCGCTGATGATAAACCCATTGCCCGACCCTGGCTTCTCCTGATTCAACGACCATCACCTTGCGGTGCTTCTCTGCGGGGTGGTCGAAGAGGTGTCCTTTGGGGAGATGGGCGGCCCATATATATTCGATCTTCAGACCCGAGGGTTCCCCGATTCCAAACCTTCTGAAAGGCCTCTCCCTTCCAAAGATGAGGATCACCCGGGCCGCGGCGTCGTGGCGGTCTTTCCTCGTTTCGATCGCAGAGCGGACGACATTGGAGACCTTCCAACCCCAGGACAGGAGGGGAAGGTGTCTTTCCTTCTCGCCAACCTCCTTGAAGAGGGAGGAACGACTTCCAACGCTTTCCGCCTTGATGATCCCTTTTTCTGCGGGGGCGTACCGTGTGGGAGGGACGCCAAAATACTTCACCTCCCACCAGCCTTTGACCGGAGAGGGAGGCTCTTTGAGCTCCTCCTCCGGCGCACCGAAGAAGGGGATCTGGGCCAAGGAGAGGAGGAGCCCCAGAAGGACCCACAGGCCTCGGATCATATTCTTTATATACCATATAAGATCCCCATCGAAAAACCTTTTTGACAGCTCCTCTTTGGTCGTCTATAATTTTTTCATCCTTCTCGATCGAAGAAGGCGAGGCGAGAGGGCCCCTTCCGACGATGAGAGAGCGGCTGGACGCCATGGTTATCGGTCTCTGTCTCCTTCTCCTCTGCCCCTTTATGGGTTACGCTGAGGAGGGCGTCACGAAAGGGATCTGTTTCAGAGCGCTTGAGGAAGATCTGTTCCGGGAACTCAATCGGGTTCGTTCGGCTCCCAAGACGTATGCCTTTCACCTCAAAGAGATGAGGCCTTTTTATCATGGAAAGGAGCTCAGACGTCCAGGCCAAACGCCTCTTCTGACCCAAGAGGGGGTTAACGCGTTGATCGAAGCCATTCATTTTATGGAACGGGCCTCCCCTGTGCCGACGTTAAGGTGGTCGACGGGCCTCTCCAGGGGGGCCAAAGATCATGTGGAGGAACAGGGAAGGACGGCAGCGGTGGGTCACGGGACCGCTGAAGGAAGCCGGCCCCATGAAAGGATCGCTCGTTACGGGGTCTGGCAGAAGAAGATGGGGGAGAATATCGCCTACGGGTGCCGTGGGGGGCAAGAGGCCATCGTGACCTTCCTCATCGACGACGGTGTTCCGGGCCGAACCCATCGAAGGATCCTCCTGGATCGAGATTTCCGTGCCGTGGGAATTGCCTGCGGCCCTCATCCGGTTTACGAAACGGTCTGCGTCCTGATCTTTGCGGCAGAATATCACGAAAAGGGGGACGAGCCCTAAGGAGGTCTGCTCGGTTGAAAAGGGGAGGAGGGAAGGGTTACCCTTGGGGCAGGCGGTGATGGGTGATCTGAAAATTTCGGGGGTCGAGGCCGTCCTCTTCGACTTCGAGGGGACGCTGGTGGACCATCAATGGAGACGAAAGGAGGCGGTCGAGGAGGTCCTGAAGGGCCTGCTTCAGCTCGGTCTTCCGGTGGAAGGGCTCCGAGGGAGGAAGTATGCCCTTCTGAAACACGAGGCCATCAATCTTGCAAGGGCTTTGGGTCGAAATCCCGATGAGGCAGGCCAGCTGGTCGATGCGGTCTTCGACCGGTTTGACGAAGATGCGCTTCTGAGATGGAACCTCAGACCGATGGCCAAGGAGTTTCTCTCCCTCTTGAGGAGGCATCAGATCCGGACCGGCCTGGTGACGAACTTGGGGTCCAAAGCCCTGAGGAAGGGCCTCCAGAAGCTGGCTCTCGATCCCCTCTTCGATACCTTGGTGAGCCGGGATGATGTTGACCACCCGAAACCGAACGGGGAAGGGATTCGCCTCGCCCTCGGACGCCTCGAGGTCGAAAAGGAGAAGGCCTTTTACATCGGAGACAGCCTCGATGACCTCCAGGCCTCGAAGGAGGCCGGGGTGCGGGTGGTGATCATCGTGGGGGGTGAGAGCGCATCTTCGGAGATCCTTTCTCAAGGCCCCGACATGGTGATCGAGGATTATGGGGAGCTGATCGGCCTTTTCGAGAGGGAGAGACGTTGAGACTTCTCTGCTTCATCCTTGTGCTCCTTTTAGCAGGGGGCGGGGCAATGCCGTCTGGACATGCCGAGGGCCTTCCCTCCCTCCCTCTCCATTACCGAGGCCTCGTGGAACGGCTGATCCAAGACGGCCTGGAGAAGGAATTTTTGATCCCCCTCTTTCTCGATCCCCGGGCCGAACCCATTCCGAACCGGCTGACCATCTCCCTGATGACCCGAGAGGTCCCGGAACTCTATTCCAAATTCCTGAGCTTCGAATCGATCCTCCTCGCCAAGAATTTTCTTCGGGAAAATCGCCGCGTACTCCTGGAGATGGAGAGGACCTTCGACGTGGAGAAGGAGATCGCTGTGGCCATCCTCCTGGTCGAGTCCAGGTTCGGGGAGAATATCGGACGACACCGGGTCATCCCCACGCTGGCCTCTCTGGCGATCCTCAACTCGGAGGAGAATCTCCTCCGAAACTTTTCGATCCTATGGCCGGAGAACCCGGAGGTGCCCTTCAGCTGGATCGAACACCTTGCCAGCCGGAGGGCCAACTGGGCCTATAAGGAATTGAAACATTTCCTGCAGATCGTCCGTTCCGAGGAGCTGGATCCTCTCGAGGTATATGGGTCGATTGCCGGCGCCCTGGGCCTGCCCCAGTTCATCCCCTCCAGTTATCTCGCCTACGCCGTCAAACGAAAGGGTTTTAAAGAGTGGTTGTATGACGTCGAATTGGCCATCTTCAGCATCGGCAATTTCCTGAAGTCTCACGGGTGGAGACGAGGGCTCTCGGAGGCCCAGCAGAGAAAGCTCCTCTGGCATTACAACCGCAGCGAGCCCTATGGGGAGACGATCGTCGAGATCGCCCGCAGGCTGAAGAAGGGACCCGATTAGGGTTAAGGCTTCATGAAACCATCTCTCCTCATCATCGCCACCCTCGACACCAAAGGCCGGGAGGTGGCCTATGTGCGGGATTGTGTTCGGGAGAAGGGGATCGAGACCCTCCTGATGGATGTCGGGACGCTGGGCCCTCCCTTGGTTTCGCCAGATCTTTCCTGCGAAGAAGTCGTCCGAGCTGCGGGATATCTCCTCGAGGAGATCAGGGGCAGGAAGGATCGCTCCTTGGCGATCCGGGCGGTCCAGGAGGGTGGGGCCCTCCTGGCCAAACGCCTCTACGAGGAGGGAAAGGTGCAGGGTCTCTTCGGACTGGGAGGCGGGACAGGAACGGCCATCGTCACCCATATCATGCGGGCCCTGCCCTTCGGCCTTCCCAAGCTGGTTCTTTCAACCGTGGTCTCACGGGATGTCCGAGAATATGTCGGAACGAAGGATATCGTCATGTTCCATTCCGTCGCCGACCTCCTCGGCATGAACGAATTTATGCGCCACCTCCTAGGCCAGGCTGCCTATGCCATCCAGGGAATGATGGAGAGGGGAAGTGCCATCCCGAAAGGGAAACCGATGGTGGCCGTGACCGCTTATGGGATCAACTCCCTCTGCGCTCTCCATGCCGAGCCCCTGCTCCAGGAGAGAGGGTATGAGATGATCGCCTTTCATGCCAATGGGTGCGGGGGGATGGCCATGGAGGAACTCATCGCCCAGGGCCTGATCCAGGGGGTCCTCGATTTCACCCTTCACGAGATCGCGGACGAGATGTTCGGAGGATATTGCCGGGGGATCGGACCGGATCGGCTCGAGACCGCGGGCCGGCTGGGCATCCCACAGGTGGTCGTCCCAGGAGGCCTGGACAACGCCGTCTTCAGCCCTTTCTATCCGATGCCGGAGCGCTTGAAGGGAAGGAAGATCCATCCCCACGATATCCGTTTTTGTGTCCGTTTGGGTCCGGAAGAGATGGTCGAGTTCGCCAGGGTCATCGGAGGAAAATTGAAGAGGGCAAAAGGTCCGACCTATGTCTTGATTCCGAAGAAGGGCTGGTCCGAGGCGGACAAACCCGGCATGGAGCTTTTCGATCCGGAGACCGACCGGGTCTTTGTCGAGAAGCTGAGGGAGATCGTCGGCTCCTCCATCCCCATCGAAGAGATGGAGGCCCACATCAGTGACCCCGCCTTTGCCCAGCGGGCCGTCGAACTTCTGGACGGGATGATCCGGGGGCCCCGAGGCTTTGAACTCCTTGGAAAGGAGATCGACGGCCAATAGAAGGAACGTTTTTTTCTGTTAAAAAAAAGGCCCTTTTTTTCAAGGGCCTTTGCCTTCCCCCCGAGGGGGTCCCGATTCATCGAAGGCTCAGCGGTTTCGAAGACCTTCGGGTCTTCCTGAGGCAGGATTTCAAACCCTCCCGTTTCGTCCTCTATGGGCGAAGGGCTTGAGGGCTTCCTCCCTTCTTGGGAGGCCGCCCGCAAACGAGCTTAGCAGGAAGCCTTGCATTTGCAGGTCGTGGACGCTTTCTTGGGGATCTTCTTGATGGTCATCTTCCTCACCTCCTTTCTATGAATTAAGGGTAGCACAACTCCCGTTCTAAGGCAAATGTTATTGTTTTTCCTTGACATCTCTTCTTCGATTTGTTAATTTCCGCAACGATCCTATCTCGAAGGGACGCGACGATGAGGGCGAAGGAGAAGGCCGCCTTTCTTCATCATCCGGTTCATCCCATCGATGTGACCAAGACCCGGAACCTCTACGATCTGGTTCGGGCCTTTGAGCACACCTCCTTTCAGAGCCGGAACCTCTTCAAATGTTTCGAGGTCTTTCGAAAGATGCTGGCCGATCCCTCCTGCGTCATCTTCTTGGGATTGTCCGGGGCCATGATCCCGGGTGGGATGAGAAAGGTGATCCGCGACATGATCGCCCTGAGACTGGTCGATGTCTTGGTCTCCACGGGAGCCAATATCTTCCACGATCTCTTCGAGAGCTTCGGTTACCGCCACTACGTGGGCACTCCGGAGGGAGACGATGATGCCCTTCGAAAACACCGGATCGTCCGGGTCTACGACGCCCTGATGGACGATCAAGAGATCAACCGGGTTATCCAGCTTCTCTCAAAGGTGCCCCGGGCCTTGGGAGAGGATGTCGTCTCCTCGAGAAGATATCTGGAGGCCTTAGGGAACCAACTCAAAGACGAGGCGTCGATCTTGAGAACCGCGGCCCGGTGCGGGGTTCCCGTTTTCGTGCCCGCCCTCAGTGACAGTTCCATCGGCATCGGGTTGACCTTCCTCCATGCCAGGAAGCGGAATCCCGCCGAAGGATTGATCATCGACCAGATCCGGGACAGCTTCGAGATCGCCCAGCTGAAGCAGAAGGCCAAGACGACGGGCGCGATTTACATCGGCGGTGGGGTCCCCAAGAATTACATCCAGCAACTGGGTCCTGTGAGCGAGCTCCTCTTCGAAAGGGAGAGCGGCCATCGATTTGCCTTTCAGGTGACGACCGACGATCCCAAATGGGGAGGCCTTTCCGGATGCACCTTCGAGGAGGCCAAGTCCTGGGGAAAGATCGAGAAGAATTCGGCCTATGCAGCCGTCTATATGGATGCGACGGTGGCCCTCCCCCTTCTGGTAGGCGCCATCCTTCAAGAGGGAAAGGTTTACAAAAAGAGGAAACGGAGGAAATTTCTCTGGGAGGGAGACCGCCTCAAATCGATCCTCTTCGTTTAACCTCCTCTCGATTGCCTTTGAAGGGACTCTCCCTTTCCCAAAAAAACCCCTTAATCCAACGACTTGGGGCCCGTCGCCCACCCCCCATCCTTCGAGAGCGTCCTTTTTAGGGAGAGGCTTGAAATTGGGGGAACAAGGGTTATATTATGAGAGGTGAACCCCTTGAAAAGAAAAGGAGTTTATGGCCGATGAAGGACACCGAGTCGAAGATTCCAGACCAGAAGGAGTTGGAAAGAGAACTCAACGAATATCTCGGCAAAAAATACGGGGATCGGATCCGGCTCGTTGTGCCCATGCTCTTCCCCAAGCCCCAGACCGAGGAGGTTTCGAAGGAGGAGAAGGAGACGGGCGAGAAGAAGAGGAAGATCCACTTCGACATGAAGCCCGAGGAGCTGGAGGCCTTTCTCAACGATTATATCATCC from the Thermodesulfobacteriota bacterium genome contains:
- a CDS encoding TIGR03936 family radical SAM-associated protein, which codes for MKTFLPLVSKPVRYLGREINAIQKDPSEVKLRFCLAFPDVYEVGMSHLGLQILYHVLNTRKEIACERVFAPWTDMERILRQKEAPLTSLESSLPLRQFDILGFSLQYELCFTNLLNILDLSGIPFYSKDRDERFPLVIAGGPTVFNPEPVADFLDAVVIGDGEEVSLEICDLVLTWKEAGGKKEDLLKALSKVKGVYVPSLSGEEKVQKRIVPDLNLAPFPTSPIVPYMRVVHDRLCVEIARGCKRGCRFCEAGFIYRPYRERDPQEILKLLRAGLKGTGYEEVSLLSLSAGDYSLMPSLLSNLMDRLEAERVALSFPSLRIESIVGRLAEEVKRVRKTGFTIAPEAATERLRRVINKELDETVLFRGIEELFGLGWKNLKLYFMIGLPTEREEDLRAILDLSQRIYSRGEGRKVSPQISVSVSTFVPKPHTPFQWESLLPLPEIHAKLRYLKESLKKKHLRLKWQDPRLSHLEGVFSRGDRKLSKVLVEAHRLGCRFDGWSDQFRFDLWEKAFEKAGIEMTAYTRKKEREETLPWSFIDTGIPMEFLWTEYQRALREEVSPPCQGKPCHRCGLCDGKEILLREAPSLPIEPLKREGRREIRRKGLRTKFRLAFTKKGESRFISHLELATLFYRSARRAGLALCFSEGYHPMPRIVFEKALPVGVESLREWVEIELEGRIAAKELMERLNPHLPEGIEILEAREVLFPTPPASLGPQRTVYEITLNSLLTAEEARSRLSRALQKQELLILQERKERERRIDLLPMIERVEVKENPGTEKREEGIVIELVLRSHGGRMAKPAEALEALLDVKGEALARSRIVKIE
- a CDS encoding DUF3047 domain-containing protein; translated protein: MIRGLWVLLGLLLSLAQIPFFGAPEEELKEPPSPVKGWWEVKYFGVPPTRYAPAEKGIIKAESVGSRSSLFKEVGEKERHLPLLSWGWKVSNVVRSAIETRKDRHDAAARVILIFGRERPFRRFGIGEPSGLKIEYIWAAHLPKGHLFDHPAEKHRKVMVVESGEARVGQWVYHQRDIQKDFKTAFGSEPPPLLAIGLQTDTDQSNEMVTAFYAEPRLRRRTLSPKRQEATGPPPN
- a CDS encoding CAP domain-containing protein, with the protein product MRERLDAMVIGLCLLLLCPFMGYAEEGVTKGICFRALEEDLFRELNRVRSAPKTYAFHLKEMRPFYHGKELRRPGQTPLLTQEGVNALIEAIHFMERASPVPTLRWSTGLSRGAKDHVEEQGRTAAVGHGTAEGSRPHERIARYGVWQKKMGENIAYGCRGGQEAIVTFLIDDGVPGRTHRRILLDRDFRAVGIACGPHPVYETVCVLIFAAEYHEKGDEP
- a CDS encoding HAD family hydrolase; the encoded protein is MGDLKISGVEAVLFDFEGTLVDHQWRRKEAVEEVLKGLLQLGLPVEGLRGRKYALLKHEAINLARALGRNPDEAGQLVDAVFDRFDEDALLRWNLRPMAKEFLSLLRRHQIRTGLVTNLGSKALRKGLQKLALDPLFDTLVSRDDVDHPKPNGEGIRLALGRLEVEKEKAFYIGDSLDDLQASKEAGVRVVIIVGGESASSEILSQGPDMVIEDYGELIGLFERERR
- a CDS encoding lytic murein transglycosylase; the protein is MRLLCFILVLLLAGGGAMPSGHAEGLPSLPLHYRGLVERLIQDGLEKEFLIPLFLDPRAEPIPNRLTISLMTREVPELYSKFLSFESILLAKNFLRENRRVLLEMERTFDVEKEIAVAILLVESRFGENIGRHRVIPTLASLAILNSEENLLRNFSILWPENPEVPFSWIEHLASRRANWAYKELKHFLQIVRSEELDPLEVYGSIAGALGLPQFIPSSYLAYAVKRKGFKEWLYDVELAIFSIGNFLKSHGWRRGLSEAQQRKLLWHYNRSEPYGETIVEIARRLKKGPD
- a CDS encoding Tm-1-like ATP-binding domain-containing protein, with the protein product MKPSLLIIATLDTKGREVAYVRDCVREKGIETLLMDVGTLGPPLVSPDLSCEEVVRAAGYLLEEIRGRKDRSLAIRAVQEGGALLAKRLYEEGKVQGLFGLGGGTGTAIVTHIMRALPFGLPKLVLSTVVSRDVREYVGTKDIVMFHSVADLLGMNEFMRHLLGQAAYAIQGMMERGSAIPKGKPMVAVTAYGINSLCALHAEPLLQERGYEMIAFHANGCGGMAMEELIAQGLIQGVLDFTLHEIADEMFGGYCRGIGPDRLETAGRLGIPQVVVPGGLDNAVFSPFYPMPERLKGRKIHPHDIRFCVRLGPEEMVEFARVIGGKLKRAKGPTYVLIPKKGWSEADKPGMELFDPETDRVFVEKLREIVGSSIPIEEMEAHISDPAFAQRAVELLDGMIRGPRGFELLGKEIDGQ
- a CDS encoding deoxyhypusine synthase family protein, coding for MRAKEKAAFLHHPVHPIDVTKTRNLYDLVRAFEHTSFQSRNLFKCFEVFRKMLADPSCVIFLGLSGAMIPGGMRKVIRDMIALRLVDVLVSTGANIFHDLFESFGYRHYVGTPEGDDDALRKHRIVRVYDALMDDQEINRVIQLLSKVPRALGEDVVSSRRYLEALGNQLKDEASILRTAARCGVPVFVPALSDSSIGIGLTFLHARKRNPAEGLIIDQIRDSFEIAQLKQKAKTTGAIYIGGGVPKNYIQQLGPVSELLFERESGHRFAFQVTTDDPKWGGLSGCTFEEAKSWGKIEKNSAYAAVYMDATVALPLLVGAILQEGKVYKKRKRRKFLWEGDRLKSILFV